From one Geoalkalibacter halelectricus genomic stretch:
- a CDS encoding sensor histidine kinase, with product MIRLLLILMLLQVALPCAITAQSVDLNPAPTTLTAADLPLDLHLRMDYLPDPGARMTPEEALESPDWQPLRQLNFGYLGYPVWTRVTLSAEAESLDVLLQYKRMALIDLYLLHPGTPIAQYQLGHRQVLHPAAIRYRFPVLPLHLESGRPVTLLTRIYCIGPIEVGSRISGASAILHQDTWGHLIWGAICGMMIAVVLSSLIVWHGLRQRLVLAYAAIAMTSLLAILTVKGLIPLTSYPALNSLAAYSSWVFSNLMPVTMIVFAMVFFATKKALPFLHRWLTLLLGVNLVLTAAWLAAPWYPLFYRYTALLGGATFLTGVVLTGVGLVGLRRGIRGSGYYLLGQGSFFLSLQFQLLGQFGLLQRQEILDFVIPVGATLDIVFLAKAISLRLSDVKSAIHQRRRELEQRSRESSFGKMVGMVIHQWRAPLARQAAMVMETKLRLTRSSPARQDLERFTEVLLPRMRDNVEQMEKTHQEFEALFTGNDQLLSFNPDSIVDQALSVVSGSELPAPLQTIRNRPEDLQPILNYPFALTQVILTLIENACDIMRERKISNPEINISLSQAADMSVTISVRDNGGGITLSPASGLFDPFVSGKRQPGTGVGLYIAKSVVELRLRGTITALNTCDGACFTLTVPDRTPLGQ from the coding sequence GATGCTACTGCAGGTGGCCTTGCCCTGCGCTATTACGGCTCAGTCCGTCGACTTAAACCCGGCCCCGACAACTCTCACCGCTGCCGATCTGCCCCTGGACTTGCATTTGCGGATGGACTATCTTCCCGATCCAGGCGCACGAATGACCCCGGAAGAAGCCCTTGAGAGTCCCGACTGGCAACCCCTGCGGCAGCTCAACTTCGGTTATCTCGGATATCCGGTCTGGACCCGCGTGACTCTGTCGGCAGAAGCGGAGTCGCTGGACGTGCTGCTACAGTATAAGCGCATGGCTCTGATCGATCTCTACCTCCTCCATCCAGGAACGCCGATCGCACAGTATCAACTGGGGCATCGACAAGTCCTCCACCCCGCTGCAATCCGCTACCGCTTTCCGGTTCTCCCACTTCACCTTGAATCTGGCCGGCCGGTCACTTTGCTGACTCGGATTTACTGCATCGGTCCGATTGAGGTCGGCTCACGCATCAGCGGCGCGTCGGCCATCCTGCATCAGGACACCTGGGGACATCTGATCTGGGGCGCGATTTGCGGCATGATGATTGCCGTGGTGCTCAGCAGTCTGATTGTCTGGCACGGTCTTCGTCAACGGCTGGTTCTGGCCTACGCCGCAATTGCCATGACTTCGCTGTTGGCCATATTGACGGTCAAAGGGTTGATTCCCCTGACATCCTATCCGGCTCTCAACAGCCTGGCGGCTTACAGCAGTTGGGTTTTCAGCAACCTGATGCCGGTGACGATGATCGTTTTTGCCATGGTGTTTTTTGCCACGAAGAAGGCGTTGCCGTTTCTGCACCGGTGGCTGACCTTGCTTCTGGGTGTGAACCTGGTATTGACGGCGGCCTGGCTGGCCGCACCCTGGTACCCATTGTTTTATCGCTACACGGCCCTGTTGGGCGGGGCGACATTTTTGACTGGGGTCGTGCTGACGGGTGTCGGCCTGGTGGGTCTGCGCCGGGGGATAAGGGGCAGTGGGTACTATCTGCTGGGGCAGGGAAGTTTTTTCCTGAGCCTTCAGTTTCAGTTGCTTGGTCAGTTCGGCCTGCTGCAACGTCAGGAAATTCTTGATTTCGTGATTCCCGTCGGCGCCACGCTGGACATCGTTTTTCTGGCCAAGGCAATAAGCCTGCGGCTAAGCGACGTCAAAAGCGCGATTCACCAACGCCGACGAGAACTTGAACAACGTTCCCGCGAAAGCTCCTTCGGAAAAATGGTCGGGATGGTCATCCACCAATGGCGGGCACCTCTGGCCCGTCAGGCGGCCATGGTGATGGAAACAAAACTGCGCCTGACGCGAAGCAGCCCAGCGCGCCAGGATCTTGAACGCTTTACCGAGGTGCTTCTGCCCAGGATGCGCGACAATGTCGAGCAAATGGAAAAAACCCACCAGGAATTTGAAGCCTTGTTCACCGGCAATGACCAATTGCTGAGTTTCAACCCGGACAGTATTGTGGATCAGGCCTTATCGGTGGTATCGGGCTCAGAGCTTCCGGCACCGTTGCAGACCATCCGAAACCGGCCCGAAGATCTTCAGCCGATCCTCAATTATCCTTTCGCACTGACCCAGGTGATCCTCACCCTCATCGAAAATGCCTGTGACATCATGCGAGAGCGAAAAATCAGCAACCCCGAAATCAATATTTCACTGTCCCAGGCCGCAGACATGTCGGTGACCATCAGCGTACGCGACAACGGAGGCGGGATCACCCTCTCCCCTGCCTCAGGGTTATTTGACCCGTTTGTCAGCGGCAAGCGACAGCCCGGCACAGGCGTGGGTCTTTATATTGCCAAGTCGGTCGTTGAATTACGCCTGCGCGGCACCATAACGGCATTAAACACCTGTGACGGCGCCTGCTTTACCCTGACCGTTCCCGACCGAACCCCACTCGGGCAGTGA
- a CDS encoding PAS domain-containing hybrid sensor histidine kinase/response regulator, with protein sequence MDAVGRDSAATQNPSPEERLNRFIGTMDEIVFEFDLRGCYLNVWSENENLLKRPRHELIGKTIDEVIPKDLAQRVHEVFRRLLVTGKPECLEYSMDVPEGTRWFLARISLVPPSVPGAEPTFSYLGRDITEQKHLEQSLRESEKRFHDLVETVGDWVWEVDQDGVYTYSNPRVYDLLGYHPHEVIGTSVFALMPADEARRVETLFKDFAARKQTFTGLENINLHKNGRQVILETSGLPFFDAQGQLLGFRGVDRDITERKANAEKLRLAKEAAEQATEAKSRFLANMSHEIRTPMAAVLGALECLALEELDPESNRCLRMAELAAQSLMDLIGDILDFSRIEAGKLSLKEVPFALGTCVNDVVEMLKPGATRKGLRLNLEILPEVPPALIGDPVRLQQILINLVSNAIKFTESGEIELRISRDEEGGGNPEPCRLRFSVRDTGIGIAPEFMGRLFESFAQDDSSLTKSPGGTGLGLPICKGIVEHMGGHIEATSVLGQGSTFTFTLPLRKAPPEWREQPCAPSPAPARDTSSLQILLGEDDPALRKLMETLLANRGWRFLAVENGLEVIKAWQNGTFDLILMDAQMPLLDGFDAARRIREQEKSTGGHIPIIALTAHAGKECEAQALAAGMDAFLTKPLRMNELYARVEEMARKHKKADPSR encoded by the coding sequence GTGGACGCAGTCGGCAGGGATAGCGCCGCCACGCAGAATCCATCGCCGGAAGAGCGCCTCAACCGTTTCATCGGCACCATGGACGAGATCGTGTTCGAATTCGATCTCCGGGGTTGCTACCTCAACGTCTGGTCCGAGAACGAAAACCTGCTGAAAAGACCTCGCCATGAATTGATCGGAAAAACCATCGACGAGGTGATTCCCAAGGACCTGGCGCAGCGCGTTCATGAGGTTTTCCGTCGCCTTCTCGTCACGGGAAAACCCGAGTGTCTGGAATACTCCATGGATGTTCCGGAAGGAACGCGCTGGTTTCTGGCCCGAATTTCCCTGGTGCCTCCTTCCGTGCCCGGCGCGGAGCCGACCTTTTCCTACCTGGGCCGCGACATCACCGAGCAGAAACACCTGGAACAGTCCTTGCGGGAATCCGAAAAGCGCTTTCACGACCTGGTCGAGACGGTCGGCGACTGGGTATGGGAGGTGGACCAGGACGGGGTCTACACCTACAGCAATCCGCGCGTTTACGACCTGCTGGGCTACCACCCCCATGAGGTCATCGGCACCTCTGTCTTCGCGCTCATGCCCGCGGACGAAGCACGCCGCGTCGAAACCCTGTTCAAGGACTTCGCTGCCCGAAAGCAAACTTTCACCGGCCTGGAAAATATCAATCTGCATAAAAACGGACGCCAGGTCATTCTGGAAACCAGCGGCTTGCCCTTTTTTGATGCCCAGGGACAACTGCTCGGCTTTCGTGGAGTCGATCGGGACATCACCGAGCGCAAGGCCAACGCGGAAAAGCTTCGCCTGGCCAAGGAGGCGGCCGAGCAAGCGACGGAGGCCAAAAGCCGCTTTCTGGCCAACATGAGCCATGAAATCCGCACCCCCATGGCGGCGGTGCTCGGCGCACTTGAGTGTCTGGCGTTGGAGGAACTCGACCCGGAGAGCAACCGCTGCCTGCGCATGGCCGAACTTGCCGCGCAGTCGCTCATGGATCTGATCGGCGACATCCTTGACTTCTCGCGCATCGAAGCCGGAAAACTGAGCCTCAAGGAGGTTCCCTTCGCCCTGGGCACCTGCGTGAATGATGTGGTGGAGATGCTCAAACCTGGGGCAACGCGCAAAGGATTGCGCCTGAACCTGGAAATTCTACCGGAGGTTCCCCCCGCCCTGATCGGCGACCCGGTGCGCTTGCAACAGATTCTCATCAACCTGGTGAGCAACGCCATCAAGTTCACCGAGAGCGGCGAGATCGAACTGCGCATCAGCCGTGATGAGGAGGGCGGCGGCAATCCCGAGCCATGCCGGCTGCGCTTTTCGGTGCGCGACACCGGTATCGGCATCGCCCCGGAGTTCATGGGCCGGCTTTTCGAGAGTTTTGCCCAGGACGATTCCTCCCTGACCAAATCACCGGGCGGAACCGGTCTGGGGTTGCCGATCTGCAAGGGCATTGTGGAGCACATGGGGGGGCACATCGAAGCGACGAGCGTTCTTGGTCAGGGCAGCACCTTTACCTTCACCCTCCCGCTGCGCAAGGCCCCGCCCGAATGGCGCGAGCAGCCCTGCGCACCTTCGCCGGCCCCCGCCCGAGACACATCCTCGCTGCAGATCCTGCTCGGCGAGGACGACCCCGCCCTGCGCAAGCTCATGGAAACCCTCCTGGCCAATCGCGGCTGGCGGTTTCTTGCCGTGGAGAACGGCCTCGAGGTCATTAAAGCCTGGCAAAACGGCACCTTCGATCTGATCCTCATGGATGCACAGATGCCGCTGCTCGACGGTTTCGATGCGGCACGCCGCATCCGGGAGCAGGAAAAATCGACCGGCGGGCACATTCCCATCATCGCTCTGACCGCCCACGCCGGCAAGGAATGCGAAGCACAGGCCTTGGCCGCGGGCATGGACGCCTTCCTGACCAAGCCCCTCCGCATGAATGAACTCTACGCGAGGGTGGAAGAAATGGCGCGCAAGCACAAAAAAGCGGACCCTTCCCGATAA
- a CDS encoding cupin domain-containing protein — translation MTKQNLFQDIPSDLPEEFLQTLAGSEKVRIERIVSRGHKSPEGFWYDQDQNEFVLLLQGEAELELLEPVERLRLIPGDWLIIPARRKHRVAATSTWQNSIWLAVFFE, via the coding sequence ATGACCAAACAGAATCTTTTTCAAGACATTCCATCTGATTTACCCGAGGAGTTTCTGCAAACCCTAGCCGGCAGTGAAAAAGTGCGGATTGAACGCATCGTTTCACGCGGCCACAAATCGCCCGAGGGTTTCTGGTACGACCAGGACCAAAACGAATTCGTGCTGCTTCTGCAAGGCGAGGCGGAGTTGGAACTGCTGGAACCCGTCGAGCGTCTGCGCCTCATACCCGGTGATTGGCTGATTATTCCCGCGCGCCGCAAACACCGCGTCGCTGCAACCAGCACCTGGCAGAACAGCATCTGGCTCGCTGTTTTCTTTGAATGA
- a CDS encoding YaiI/YqxD family protein has protein sequence MKIWIDADACPRVIKEIVYRASARLRIPVCLVANSDLSRSHSPLISSVRVTDGDNAADDYIVEHAAPTDLVITADIPLAARIVARDGVAIDPRGDVYTEDNVGERLSTRDLLHELREAGLVQGGPGRLGMTDRQKFASALDRLLTRRMKGLR, from the coding sequence ATGAAGATCTGGATTGATGCGGATGCTTGTCCGCGCGTCATCAAGGAGATTGTCTATCGCGCCTCGGCGCGCCTGCGGATTCCTGTCTGCCTGGTCGCCAACAGCGACCTGTCGCGCTCTCATTCACCACTGATCAGCTCGGTGCGGGTCACCGACGGCGACAACGCCGCCGATGACTACATTGTCGAGCACGCGGCACCGACGGATCTCGTCATCACCGCCGACATTCCCCTGGCGGCGCGCATCGTGGCGCGCGACGGAGTGGCCATCGACCCGCGCGGGGATGTCTACACCGAGGATAACGTGGGGGAACGGCTTTCGACGCGGGATCTGCTGCATGAGTTGCGTGAAGCCGGGCTTGTTCAGGGAGGGCCGGGGCGCCTGGGCATGACCGATCGCCAGAAATTCGCCTCGGCCCTGGATCGTTTGCTGACCCGCAGAATGAAAGGGTTGCGCTGA
- a CDS encoding tRNA pseudouridine(65) synthase TruC, with protein sequence MKLVMQDGSLPILYRDDHMVAVHKPAGLLVHRSWIDPRETRFALQLVRDQIGRMVFPVHRLDKPTSGVLLFALNADAARMLGQTFARNEVEKTYLAVVRGVPSASGLIDHPLREEYDRHDDPRARAGKAPQPALTRFRTLAAVELPFAVGRYPSSRYALVQASPETGRKHQLRRHFKHLCHPLIGDTKYGEGRHNRFFRERFDCRRLLLAAVEISLPHPVGARPLTITAPLEDDFARLLFQLGVQEAVPARFLS encoded by the coding sequence ATGAAGCTGGTGATGCAGGACGGCAGCCTGCCCATTCTCTATCGGGACGACCACATGGTCGCGGTTCATAAGCCCGCCGGCTTGCTGGTGCATCGCAGTTGGATCGATCCGCGCGAGACCCGCTTTGCCCTGCAACTGGTGCGCGATCAGATCGGGCGGATGGTTTTTCCCGTGCACCGCCTGGATAAACCCACCTCCGGCGTATTGCTGTTTGCCCTCAATGCGGATGCTGCGCGTATGCTGGGGCAAACTTTCGCCCGCAACGAAGTCGAAAAGACCTATTTAGCGGTGGTCCGTGGTGTTCCTTCGGCAAGCGGCCTCATCGACCACCCCCTGCGCGAAGAGTATGACCGCCACGACGACCCCCGCGCGCGTGCCGGCAAGGCTCCCCAGCCCGCGCTCACCCGTTTTCGCACCCTGGCCGCGGTGGAACTGCCCTTTGCCGTGGGCCGCTACCCGAGCAGCCGCTACGCTCTGGTGCAGGCTTCGCCCGAAACCGGCCGCAAGCATCAACTGCGGCGCCATTTCAAGCACCTGTGTCATCCCCTGATCGGCGATACCAAGTACGGGGAGGGGCGCCACAACCGTTTTTTCCGCGAGCGGTTCGATTGCCGGCGACTGCTACTGGCGGCGGTGGAAATCAGCTTGCCGCACCCGGTCGGCGCTCGGCCGCTGACGATTACGGCGCCGCTGGAGGACGATTTCGCGCGACTGCTTTTTCAACTAGGTGTGCAAGAGGCCGTTCCGGCCCGTTTTCTTTCCTGA
- a CDS encoding YaeQ family protein, which translates to MALPSTIHRAVVQLSDVDRGVYETLQATLARHPSETAQRLVLRLLAYAVCYEPELSFTKGICAGDEPDLWSKEPDDRVRLWIEVGTPEPERLLKAARHAARVVLLAAAPSRFRWDALYREKLGDATNIQVIGVDYAFVNKLAEGLERTISWELTISDATLYLTSAGQSFETTLEILVGSAD; encoded by the coding sequence ATGGCCCTGCCCTCCACCATCCATCGCGCCGTCGTTCAACTCTCCGACGTGGATCGCGGCGTTTACGAAACCCTGCAGGCCACCCTTGCCCGCCATCCATCGGAAACGGCCCAGCGCCTGGTGTTGCGTCTGCTGGCCTATGCCGTTTGTTACGAGCCGGAGCTGAGTTTTACCAAGGGGATTTGTGCCGGGGACGAGCCCGATTTGTGGAGCAAGGAGCCCGATGATCGGGTGCGGCTCTGGATCGAGGTGGGCACGCCCGAGCCCGAGCGGCTGCTCAAGGCCGCGCGCCATGCCGCGCGCGTGGTGTTGCTAGCTGCCGCGCCCAGCCGCTTTCGCTGGGACGCGCTATATCGCGAGAAGCTAGGCGATGCGACCAATATCCAGGTCATCGGTGTCGATTACGCCTTCGTCAACAAACTGGCCGAGGGGCTCGAACGAACCATCTCCTGGGAGCTCACCATCAGCGATGCCACGCTGTATCTGACCAGCGCCGGGCAGAGCTTTGAAACCACCCTGGAGATTCTGGTCGGCAGCGCGGACTGA